A window of the Acidobacteriota bacterium genome harbors these coding sequences:
- a CDS encoding IS630 family transposase, whose amino-acid sequence MLGLSLMTSWYESFFELGRQVVVGLFDGTRRVFEPISAGAEGGGGSAAEVVVSERQRRLLEGLVRRSTAPQRLVQRARIILELAEGHSPTQIAKRLDLRRQTVYKWARRWREQAPRLQAAEATGVSDRQLRGLIEQVLLDAYRRGRPAAFTPEQLVKLIALACEHPRASGRALNQWTSRDLAAEAIKRGIVQTICRATISRLLAEAKIKPHLSRYWLNAEPADEAAFDAQVRAVCALYRQAAQLHARGIHVICVDEKTGLQALEHKYPAKPVRPGQVARIEHEYRRHGTLCLIANFNVATGQVIAPSIGPTRTEADFLHHIQQTVEVDPHAQWIFVADNLNTHQSASLVEWVAAACGIEQDLGVKDKRGILQSMASRAAFLADPSHRIRFLYTPKHSSWLNQVEIWFSILAGRLLRRASFTSTEALRQALIEFIDYFNQTLAKPFKWTYAGKPLAV is encoded by the coding sequence ATGCTCGGTCTGAGTCTCATGACGTCGTGGTACGAGAGTTTTTTCGAGTTGGGCCGACAGGTTGTAGTTGGCCTCTTTGACGGTACGCGGCGGGTTTTCGAGCCGATAAGTGCCGGTGCTGAGGGTGGGGGCGGGTCGGCGGCGGAGGTGGTGGTGAGCGAGCGCCAGCGGCGGCTGCTGGAAGGGTTGGTACGGCGCTCGACGGCCCCCCAGCGGCTGGTTCAACGGGCGCGCATTATTCTGGAGTTGGCCGAGGGACACTCGCCCACGCAGATCGCCAAGCGGTTAGACCTTAGGCGCCAGACGGTCTATAAATGGGCACGGCGCTGGCGAGAGCAGGCGCCGCGACTGCAGGCCGCGGAGGCGACGGGGGTCAGTGATCGCCAGCTCCGTGGACTGATCGAGCAGGTGTTACTGGATGCCTATCGCCGCGGTCGGCCGGCCGCGTTCACGCCCGAGCAACTGGTCAAGCTCATTGCCCTGGCCTGCGAGCATCCGCGCGCCTCGGGCCGGGCGCTGAACCAGTGGACTTCCCGAGACCTGGCCGCTGAGGCGATCAAGCGTGGGATTGTGCAGACGATCTGCCGGGCCACCATCAGCCGCCTGCTGGCCGAGGCCAAGATCAAGCCGCACCTGAGCCGCTACTGGCTCAATGCCGAACCGGCCGATGAAGCCGCCTTTGACGCCCAGGTGCGGGCCGTCTGTGCACTGTATCGCCAGGCGGCGCAGTTACATGCCCGGGGCATTCACGTGATCTGCGTGGATGAGAAGACCGGGCTGCAGGCCCTGGAGCACAAATACCCGGCCAAGCCGGTCAGGCCCGGGCAGGTGGCGCGGATCGAGCACGAGTACCGGCGTCATGGCACGCTGTGCCTGATCGCCAATTTCAACGTCGCCACCGGTCAGGTCATCGCCCCCAGCATCGGCCCCACCCGCACCGAGGCGGATTTTCTCCATCACATCCAGCAGACCGTGGAAGTCGATCCGCACGCCCAGTGGATCTTCGTGGCCGATAACCTCAATACCCATCAATCCGCTTCCCTGGTCGAGTGGGTCGCCGCCGCCTGCGGTATCGAGCAGGACCTGGGCGTCAAGGACAAGCGCGGCATCCTCCAGTCCATGGCCTCGCGGGCGGCCTTCCTGGCCGATCCCAGTCATCGGATCCGCTTTCTCTACACGCCCAAGCACAGCTCCTGGCTCAACCAGGTCGAAATCTGGTTCAGTATCCTGGCCGGGCGGTTACTCAGACGCGCCAGCTTCACCTCCACTGAGGCATTACGCCAGGCGCTGATTGAGTTCATCGACTACTTCAATCAAACGCTGGCCAAACCCTTCAAATGGACCTATGCCGGAAAACCACTGGCTGTTTGA